The following are encoded in a window of Impatiens glandulifera chromosome 5, dImpGla2.1, whole genome shotgun sequence genomic DNA:
- the LOC124937916 gene encoding protein transport protein SEC13 homolog B-like: MPGQKIETGHNDSIHDVSMDYYGKRVATASSDSTIKIISTTSNNNSATLTGHQGPVWQVAWAHPKFGSILASCSYDGRVIIWKEGNQNEWAQAHVFTDHKSSVNSIAWAPHEFGLCLACGSSDGNISIFTSRSDGGWDSSMIEQAHPVGVTSVSWAPSVQKLVSGGCDNTVKVWKLTSSGLWKIDCFPALKMHDDWVRDVSWAPNLGLVKSTIASASQDGRVVIWTSVGKEGDKWEGRVLKEFNLPVWRVSWSLTGNLLAVAAGDDNVTLWKEAVDGEWQEVNATGEQ, from the coding sequence ATGCCTGGCCAGAAGATTGAAACAGGTCATAATGATTCAATCCATGATGTATCCATGGATTACTATGGGAAAAGGGTTGCAACAGCCTCATCTGATTCAACTATCAAGATAATAAGTACAACCAGCAACAACAACTCAGCTACTTTAACAGGCCATCAAGGTCCTGTTTGGCAGGTAGCATGGGCTCACCCGAAATTCGGCTCAATACTCGCCTCATGCTCATACGACGGTAGAGTAATAATATGGAAAGAAGGCAATCAGAACGAGTGGGCTCAGGCACATGTATTCACAGACCATAAATCATCTGTGAACTCCATTGCTTGGGCTCCTCATGAATTCGGGTTGTGTCTGGCTTGTGGATCTTCGGATGGAAACATCTCCATTTTCACTTCTAGATCCGACGGTGGTTGGGATAGTTCCATGATAGAGCAGGCTCATCCTGTAGGAGTAACATCGGTTTCTTGGGCTCCTTCTGTTCAGAAGCTGGTGTCTGGTGGATGTGATAATACTGTGAAAGTATGGAAGCTGACATCATCTGGATTATGGAAGATAGATTGCTTTCCTGCCTTGAAGATGCATGATGATTGGGTGAGAGATGTTTCGTGGGCGCCTAATTTGGGGCTTGTTAAATCTACCATTGCTAGTGCTTCACAGGATGGGAGGGTTGTGATATGGACTAGTGTGGGGAAGGAAGGTGATAAGTGGGAAGGTAGAGTTTTGAAGGAGTTTAATCTTCCTGTTTGGAGAGTTTCTTGGTCTTTGACTGGTAACTTGTTGGCTGTTGCGGCTGGAGATGATAATGTTACATTGTGGAAGGAGGCTGTTGATGGAGAGTGGCAAGAGGTCAATGCAACTGGTGAACAATAG
- the LOC124938425 gene encoding uncharacterized protein LOC124938425 yields the protein MASSSALKRWLRPEVYPLFAAVGVAVGICGMQLIRNICTNPEVRVTKENRAAGILDNFAEGEKYSQHSVRKFVRGKSPEIMPRINNFFTSPEN from the exons ATGGCATCCTCATCTGCTCTCAAACGCTGGCTTAGACCCGAG GTTTATCCTTTATTCGCGGCCGTCGGTGTGGCTGTTGGTATTTGCGGGATGCAATTGATCCGAAACATATGTACCAATCCCGAAGTCAG GGTGACCAAGGAAAACAGGGCGGCAGGAATTTTGGATAACTTTGCTGAAGGAGAGAAATATTCTCAGCATTCAGTGCGAAAGTTTGTTCGTGGCAAGTCTCCAGAGATCATGCCTAGAATCAACAATTTCTTCACTAGTCCCGAAAATTAA
- the LOC124939758 gene encoding alpha-mannosidase 2, which translates to MAFASHSGGGNTRRGGGGSWIHSLLPTSSPSSSSNPKSKLPRKFRKRTAVRDFLFSNFFAIGLIISLFFFLFVIFRYGVPRPLTSHFSNNRNNLNPKPRKPIYRKLPSMAVRDVIAGAVVDITTKDLYDKIDFKDVDGGAWKQGWDVKYKGDEWDSEKLKIFVVPHSHNDPGWKFTVEEYYERQSRHILDTIVEILSKDSRRKFIWEEMSYLERWWRDASQGKRDSFIKLVTDGQLEIVGGGWVMNDEANSHFFAIIEQMTEGNTWLNETVGVIPKNSWAIDPFGYSSTMAYLLRRMGFENMLIQRTHYELKKELALNKNLEYVWRQSWDAQETTDIFVHMMPFYSYDIPHTCGPEPAVCCQFDFARMRGFMYELCPWGEHPVETNEENVKERALKLLDQYRKKSTLYRTNTLLVPLGDDFRYISIAEAEAQFRNYQLLFDYINSNPSLNAEAKFGTLEDYFRTVREESDRINYSRPGEIGSGQIGGFPSLSGDFFTYADRQNDYWSGYYVSRPFFKAVDRVLEQTLRAAEILMSFLLSYCQRVSCEKLPVGFSYKLTAARRNLALFQHHDGVTGTAKDHVVADYGSRMHQSLLDLQIFMSKAIEVLLGVRNDKAEPTPAQFEPAQIRSKFNALPTHRVISAKEGTAHSVVLFNPLEQSRDEIVMVVVDRSDVTVLDSNWACVKSQISPEFQHDKGKIFTGRHRVHWKATVPPLGSQVYYIANGFVGCEKARPSKVKIFTKSKHVPCPAPYACSKLEGETAEIRTDRQTLTFDVNRGLLLKVNRDDGSQNLIGEEISMYYSPHSGAYLFKPNGEAEPIVQTDGQMVICEGPLMLEAFSYPKTTWDKSPISHSTRIFNCENSTQDFIIEKEYHVELLGDDFNDKELIVRYKTDVDNKRIFYSDLNGFQMSRRETYDKIPVQGNYYPMPSLAFMQGSNGQRFSVHTRQSLGVASLKDGWLEIMLDRRLVRDDGRGLGQGVMDNRPMKVVFHILFESNISSITGTVSSHPLNPSLLSHKVGASLNYPMHMFLAKKPQEVTVQPPPRSFSPLSMPLPCDLHIVSFKVPRPLTPQHLGSTRFVLMLQRWHWDSSYCRKGRSNCTSIADEPINLFDMFKRLVVLKVRSTSLNLLHEDKEMLGYNSEKGDETQQGQVLISPMEIQAYKLELRPHQ; encoded by the exons ATGGCATTCGCTTCCCACAGTGGTGGTGGCAACACCCGCCGTGGAGGAGGCGGAAGTTGGATCCACTCTCTCCTACCCACCTCTTCTCCTTCCTCATCTTCTAACCCTAAATCCAAGCTTCCTCGTAAATTCCGTAAGCGAACCGCCGTAAGAGACTTCCTATTCTCCAATTTCTTCGCCATCGGTCTCATTATCTCCCtattcttcttcctcttcgtaATTTTCCGTTACGGCGTTCCTCGTCCACTGACTTCCCATTTCAGCAACAATCGTAATAATCTAAATCCGAAGCCGAGGAAACCAATTTATCGGAAACTGCCGTCTATGGCGGTCCGCGATGTCATTGCAGGCGCAGTTGTTGATATAACAACGAAGGATTTGTACGATAAGATCGATTTTAAGGATGTTGATGGCGGAGCTTGGAAACAGGGTTGGGATGTTAAGTATAAAGGCGATGAGTGGGATTCTGAGAAATTGAAGATTTTCGTTGTTCCACATTCGCATAATGATCCTGGTTGGAAATTCACTGTTGAAGAGTACTATGAGAGACAGTCTCGCCATATTCTCGATACTATTGTAGAAATTCTTTCTAAG GATTCTCGCCGCAAATTTATCTGGGAAGAAATGTCTTATTTAGAGAGATGGTGGAGAGATGCTTCACAAGGTAAAAGAgattctttcataaaattaGTAACAGATGGGCAGCTAGAAATTGTTGGAGGTGGATGGGTTATGAATGATGAG GCAAACTCGCATTTTTTTGCTATCATTGAACAG ATGACTGAAGGGAATACATGGCTGAATGAAACTGTTGGAGTTATACCTAAGAATTCATGGGCGATAGATCCATTCGGTTATTCATCAACCATGGCTTATCTATTACGTCGAATGGGCTTTGAGAACATGCTCATACAGAGGACTCATTACGAACTCAAGAAGGAATTGGCTTTAAACAAGAATTTGGAGTATGTTTGGAGACAAAGCTGGGATGCCCAGGAAACAACCGACATTTTTGTCCATATGATGCCATTCTATTCTTACGATATCCCTCATACTTGCGGGCCAGAACCTGCAGTTTGTTGTCAGTTCGATTTTGCTCGAATGCGTGGATTCATGTACGAATTATGCCCTTGGGGAGAACACCCAGTTGAGACCAATGAAGAGAATGTCAAAGAGAGGGCATTGAAGCTTCTAGATCAGTACCGTAAGAAATCTACTCTGTACCGAACAAATACACTTCTTGTTCCTCTTGGCGATGATTTTCGTTATATAAGTATTGCTGAGGCAGAAGCCCAGTTCAGAAATTATCAACTGCTCTTCgattatataaattcaaatccCAGCTTGAACGCTGAAGCGAAATTCGGTACTCTGGAAGATTACTTTCGAACAGTGAGGGAGGAATCCGATAGAATAAATTATTCACGTCCTGGAGAGATTGGCTCCGGCCAGATTGGTGGTTTTCCTTCTCTTTCGGGTGATTTCTTTACATACGCAGACAGGCAAAATGATTACTGGAGCGGCTACTATGTATCTAGACCGTTCTTCAAAGCTGTTGATCGTGTGCTAGAGCAAACACTTCGCGCAGCCGAAATTCTGATGAGTTTTCTGTTAAGTTATTGTCAGAGAGTGTCTTGTGAGAAACTTCCAGTCGGTTTCTCCTACAAGTTGACGGCTGCGAGAAGAAATTTGGCTCTTTTTCAGCATCACGACGGTGTGACGGGTACAGCTAAGGATCATGTGGTGGCAGATTATGGATCGCGAATGCATCAGTCTTTGCTGGACCTGCAGATTTTCATGTCGAAAGCGATCGAAGTATTACTCGGAGTTCGAAATGATAAAGCCGAGCCAACTCCCGCCCAGTTTGAGCCGGCTCAGATAAGATCTAAATTCAATGCATTACCGACTCATAGAGTTATCAGTGCTAAGGAAGGAACGGCGCATTCGGTTGTCCTTTTCAACCCTCTTGAGCAATCGAGAGATGAGATCGTGATGGTTGTGGTCGATAGGTCGGATGTTACTGTTCTGGATTCTAATTGGGCTTGCGTTAAAAGCCAAATCTCACCCGAGTTTCAGCACGATAAAGGCAAGATCTTCACGGGTAGGCATCGAGTTCACTGGAAAGCTACGGTTCCTCCTCTCGGTTCCCAAGTATACTACATTGCAAATGGATTTGTGGGATGCGAAAAAGCCAGGCCCTCAAAagtcaaaattttcacaaagtcGAAGCATGTTCCCTGCCCCGCTCCTTACGCTTGTTCGAAGCTTGAAGGCGAAACAGCCGAAATTCGAACAGACCGTCAAACGCTAACTTTTGACGTGAATCGTGGTTTGTTGCTGAAAGTAAACCGAGATGATGGTTCTCAAAATCTTATCGGTGAGGAGATTAGTATGTACTATAGTCCCCATAGCGGCGCGTACCTATTTAAACCAAACGGCGAGGCAGAACCGATTGTCCAAACCGATGGTCAGATGGTTATTTGTGAAGGACCTCTCATGCTGGAGGCTTTCTCTTACCCTAAGACAACGTGGGATAAATCTCCAATCTCGCATAGTACCCGAATATTTAATTGCGAGAACTCCACTCAAGATTTCATCATCGAGAAAGAGTACCACGTCGAACTCCTCGGGGACGATTTCAACGATAAGGAACTGATTGTTAGATACAAAACCGACGTGGATAACAAGAGGATATTTTATTCCGATTTGAACGGTTTCCAAATGAGCCGTAGAGAAACCTACGATAAGATCCCGGTCCAAGGAAACTACTACCCAATGCCGTCGCTCGCATTCATGCAAGGATCGAACGGGCAACGATTCTCCGTCCATACCCGTCAGTCATTGGGCGTGGCAAGTTTGAAAGACGGTTGGTTGGAGATAATGCTCGACCGTAGATTGGTAAGAGACGATGGACGCGGTCTAGGACAAGGTGTGATGGATAACAGACCAATGAAAGTAGTATTCCACATTCTTTTCGAATCCAACATTTCTTCAATTACGGGTACAGTCTCGAGCCATCCATTGAACCCGTCTCTTCTGTCTCATAAAGTCGGGGCTAGCTTGAACTATCCAATGCACATGTTTTTAGCAAAGAAACCGCAGGAAGTGACTGTGCAACCGCCCCCAAGATCATTCTCTCCTCTTTCCATGCCTCTGCCGTGTGACTTACACATTGTGAGCTTTAAGGTTCCACGTCCCTTAACACCGCAACATTTAGGAAGTACGAGGTTTGTTTTGATGTTACAGAGGTGGCATTGGGATTCGTCTTATTGTCGGAAAGGCAGGTCGAATTGTACGAGTATAGCGGATGAACCTATAAACTTGTTCGACATGTTCAAGCGTCTGGTTGTATTGAAAGTGAGGAGCACTTCTCTGAATCTTTTACACGAGGACAAGGAGATGCTCGGGTATAACAGCGAGAAAGGAGACGAAACTCAACAAGGTCAAGTTCTTATTTCTCCGATGGAGATTCAAGCTTACAAGTTGGAGTTAAGGCCCCATCAATGA